The nucleotide sequence TATCATGTATTATGTCAATATGGGTTTGCTCCTAATAAGATAGGAAAGATTTATAAGGAAGCAAAAGAAGTTTTTAGATTGAGAGACGGGGTTTTGTTGTCACGACTTCATGATCTACAAGATACGTTTCTTGATCAGTCTACTGTTATTAAGCTTGTAGGTTCATGTCCTTCGTTATTAGTTGGTGATAAAGTTCATGATCTTCTTAAAGTTGTATTAGAATTAAAGATTGCAGGGGTTATAAACGGTTGGTTTATCGAACATCTATCAGAGGAAGATTCATATGATTGGAATCATATGCTTGACCTtatgtgtttattcaaaaagttAGGATGCGAAAATGAGATTGTAGGAAGAATAATTTATAAACATCCTACCATTTTATTGCAAGAATCGGGAATTATATCGGGTTCTGTTATCGGCTTTTTACTTAAATTTGGAGCCTCCAAGAATGAAATTCTATCGTCGTTTCTTCAATTTCCCGAAATAAATATTCTAGAATATTTTTCTAATCTACGACGGTCGTATAATTTTCTGTTAGAAATCGAAATGGATGTTGATAGCATTGCGAATCTTTTTCGTGCACATCCCCATGTGCTTGGCTCGTGCTCTCTAAAGGGTGTGAAAACCGCTTTAAATTGCTTAAACGCGGGAAAAAGACGTTTATGCCAAATCATTAAGAATAATCCGCTAGAGTTAAAGAATTTAGCTATGGGAAATAAGGTTAAACCGCTGCCATCATCAAAAGATTGTACGATAGAGAAGACAAAGTTCTTGATAAATATGGGATTCGTTGAAAACTCGAGTGAGCTTAAACGAGCATTAAAAAGATTTCGAGGTCGAGCAGGGGAGCTTCAAGAACGGTTTGACTGTTTGGTCAACCTCGGGTTTGACCGAGAACAAGTGGTGGAAATGTTGAAATCGGCACCTCAAGTTGTTAATCAAACAAAAGAGCTTCTTGAAATGAAGGTTGACTTTTTGGTCAATCATTTAGGTTACCCGTTGTCTTCTATATCCGGGTACCCGTCTTCGTTATCATATGCAATAGAGAAGGTTAAACTCAGGTGTATGTTTTATAATTGGCTTAAAGAACAAGGAGCAACTAATAGCATGGCTATTAGCACTATTCTTGCTTGCTCGGAAAAACAATTTATTAAAGACAAAGTTAATCGTCATCCTAAAGGCGTTGAGGTTTACGAGATGTTAAAAAGACAAATTTATCCCTGACTGTATAATTTTGAATATGGTTTGTGCTAATGTTTTCGGCATGTATTCTTTTTTGTTTGAGGGATCTTCATATCATTAACACATCTTATTCACTAATCAAGAGTAGCAATATACCATTTTGAAACGACCTCAAACAGGTACTCCGTTTATAATTTCTGATCTATATAGTATTTGAAAGTATGGCGTTCAAGCTAGAAATGTATTTGGTTTGGGTTGGGCTGACCTGAAACACTTATTTGGTTAAACTTATTTGCCAAGTATGATTCTCAACGGTGGCGGAAGATAGCCATAGCCGGAAGGGGTGCTGGCCCTATCTGGATTTAAAATAGTAAATTACACAAAAAAAATTACGAAAAAGTCAGGTTTTTTTGGATTACATCTATGTGACATGTTGGAGATTAAACATAGTGATATGAGTCAAAATTATCAATTTTACATTTATGGCTTGTGTTTTTGTTTGAATCAAGTTCTCCCTTATAATCGTAGTCTTGTAAATGATGGTCGTTGTCAAATTTGTATTATCTCCATTGCACGCAGTTTGCAATAGTTGATCTGTCATGCATATAAGAAAGTACTAATCTGTTACTAAGATGTGTATAGGAGATTCATAATGATAGGGAAAAGTGTTCTAAACCAACTTTTACTCTTTTAGTTTACAAATGAAAGTAAATTTAACGAACCGGAATGCATGTAGTATGGTATTTTTTTAGTTAAGGGATCATGCGGAATCGTAGCAATTTCATTGAAACATtgaatgttgactaacgttgactttttgatatatatatatatatatatatatatatatatatatatatagtggtaggaccaAAGGGGAAATAACCAATTGGGG is from Rutidosis leptorrhynchoides isolate AG116_Rl617_1_P2 chromosome 10, CSIRO_AGI_Rlap_v1, whole genome shotgun sequence and encodes:
- the LOC139873436 gene encoding transcription termination factor MTEF18, mitochondrial-like, whose protein sequence is MYHLNNCKISSILRWVLVDLSKNPIFSTGSYHATQNPRFYSTKAAYKPKIGQKVNHLHTDDGNVNTWSRVDCKEAQDALLDYLHSTRSLQFMDAENISRNSPRFLVKLLNGVENKENVGQSVSRFLRYHPINEFEPFFESMGLEPNELSTLLPRNLMFLSDDNVLLENYHVLCQYGFAPNKIGKIYKEAKEVFRLRDGVLLSRLHDLQDTFLDQSTVIKLVGSCPSLLVGDKVHDLLKVVLELKIAGVINGWFIEHLSEEDSYDWNHMLDLMCLFKKLGCENEIVGRIIYKHPTILLQESGIISGSVIGFLLKFGASKNEILSSFLQFPEINILEYFSNLRRSYNFLLEIEMDVDSIANLFRAHPHVLGSCSLKGVKTALNCLNAGKRRLCQIIKNNPLELKNLAMGNKVKPLPSSKDCTIEKTKFLINMGFVENSSELKRALKRFRGRAGELQERFDCLVNLGFDREQVVEMLKSAPQVVNQTKELLEMKVDFLVNHLGYPLSSISGYPSSLSYAIEKVKLRCMFYNWLKEQGATNSMAISTILACSEKQFIKDKVNRHPKGVEVYEMLKRQIYP